From Triticum aestivum cultivar Chinese Spring chromosome 7B, IWGSC CS RefSeq v2.1, whole genome shotgun sequence:
gttcatccaccgtcgacctcctctagcctccacctgcgactgttcatccacgggctcctgttcatccagcctccaccgcgcgctactccaccggctactgttcaaccagccctctccacgggctcctgttcaaccacccctccacgggctactgttcatccagccctccaccgtctactattcatccagccctccacggggtggtcatgttcatcctgccctccacggggtcctgttcatccagccccaaccggctcgatcgatcggggtcctgttcatccagaggcaacaccacggggtcctgttcatccacccccaccgggaactgttcatccaaaccccccagcaacgctcactgttcatccataggcagcatcgatcggcttcagttagcagcagtagcgaaggaatcgctcgatcgggttcagttaacagccatcgatcgattgctcgggttcagtaacgcgtagcctgcagtgcaatcgctcgggttcagttagagcccaacgccttgctcgggttcagttagagcccaacacctcgcacccacgcgcgtgcgtgtacgagagaaacgcgcatcgctcggccccgaccacccaccctaaccaGGAACactccgatattttcctcgccctcgcttctaccaaagaatgtcatgcagctatgtctccgacccgcccaggacgaaaagcccattttctgtcatgattttttgtcatagaagtaggaccccaccacatatatgatgataccgggttttgtcacaattatcgtcatagaagtatcataagtatgacagaaaaaaattcgttcggcccaaaatgtcacggatgtgtctttttttgtagtgcctgacTCCATCTCCTGGCGCCTGGAGCCATCTGGCCGCTTCTCCACTAAGTCCCTATACGCGGCAATCGCCCCCCTCGTTGGCCCCTGAGCCCTTTAGCTTGATTTGGGGCCTACCTCTGAAGATTAGGATCTTCTTGTGGCAGTGGATCCGAGGACGCCTTCCCTCTGGGCTTGAGGTCCTCAAGCGCAATGGACCGGGAGATGAGATGTGCCCCCTATGCGGCACGGTGGAGGATTCTAACCACATCTTCTTTTCCTGCTCCACCGCCCAATTCCTGTGGTCCTGCTTCCGCGAGACGGTTGGTGGACAGTGGTGCAACACCAACTTTCTCGACCAGGTTGCAGAGATccacgccgctcctcctcgctaCCGCCATATTATATGGTTGTGCGTTGGAGTCCTCGCCTGGACGCTTCGGACCATCCGCAACAAGCTCGGTATTTAGAAAGTGCCCCTTCGACGTGCGACTGACGCAATCTTCAAAatgtgtggttacttgcagctctggTGGTCGCTTAGCCGCCCTCAGGACTGGGACGCCATCAACACCCTCCTCGTCGACCTTCGCTCGATGGCCTTCCGCATGGCACCTCCGCTGCCGCCCCCTCCTCCGATGCCCGATTGAGCCTGCTACATGTGGCGCTGTTCGTGTGTGTGTTGTGTTttctgggcttgttgagctgtgccctcagcattgaACCTTGTACTCTTGTTGGGGTGTGACCCCTGTGTGTGTGCGTGGTACGTGAACTTTGTTGGATGTTTGGCTCGGGcggtttgctttataatataaagcggggcgaaagcctttttgagTAAAGTCTGGTCTCAGCAGATTAAAAAACAGTTTTGTCTCTCTGTCTCCATGTGAACACCTAATGTTTTTTTTGAAATAgaggcaaaagacttgcctcaTTCATTAATAAAGAAGGAGAGTTTTAGAGTACATAATAGTGGCTCCACAACATAGCCCGTCCGTCAGCAAAATGAAAACAATAACTACTCTCGCGGCATGATAATGCTCATGTGCGTAGCTCCTGCCGTGACCCAAAGTTTGGCTTCATCTTGGATTAGTTTTAGAATGTAGAAGGGCGGCGTTGATTTCTTCCTAAAAACTCTAGCGTTTCTCTCGTTCCAAATGGCCCAACCAACAAGCATAGTAAGGGAAGCCATGGCCTTCCGGTTCGCCGTATTGGGCTTCGACATGTTTGTCCACCAATGTTTGATATTGCGCTCCGCCTGCCATTGATGGATCTCGAGAGCCCCTAGGCCAAGCCACTCCTTTACCAATCTCCACACGCGCAAGGTGAACCTGCACCGAAAGAAGAGGTGCGCGGACGTCTCGTTTGCCCTTCTGCAGAGGGTGCACAGTCCGCCATTCTCCCAACCTCGCTTCTCCAATCTATCCGCCGTCCATATTCTGTTTTGAATCGCTAGCCAggagaagaacttgaccttgggaggTGCCCAAACCTTCCAAATATTCTTGTTCATGGTCGTCGTCATGGAGCCCAAGAACTGGACCCTATAAGCAGAGGCCGCCGAATACTCACCGTTCGCCTCAAATTtccaggatatgtcgtcatcaaTCTCTGGTGAAAGCTCGAATTGGTCCAGATGGACCCAAAGGTCCACGAACTCCACGATGTGGTTGGTCGTTAGGTTGATGGAAGGGTTGATCTGGCGCACTCAAGCATTGTCTCGCAGTGCATCCCTCACCACCCACTTCTTCCGCTTGGAGGCTGCGAAGATGAGGGCGGCGATATCCTTCGGTTTTTTCCCTCTCAACCATGGTGCCTCCCAGAAGGTCGTCTTCCCTCCATTTCCCACGGTGATGACGGTGGAGGCGTAGAAGAGGTCCATATCCACCTCAGAGCACGGGTTTCCCAAGCCCACCCACAATCTAGTCGGGTCCTTCCACTCCACCCATGGCCATCTCAACCTTAGAGCTCTTGCAAATTTCCCCAAGTGTAGGACTCCAAGCCCGCCGAGATGCGTAGGGCGGCAAACAGTCTCCCAGTTGACCTTGCATTTTGCACCTGAAGTTTGACTCTGAGCTGACCAGAGGAAAGCACGCTCAATTCTATTGACATTGTGTAGCACACCGGCGGGGACGTTCAGGGATGTGATGTGGTAGATGACTTGAGAAGTGAGGACCGATTTGACCAAGGCCGCCCGGCCAATTGTGGTGATGTTTCTCCCTTGCCAAGGAGGGAGCTTCGCAGCCACCTTGTCCTCAAGGTGTTGGAAGTCCACCCTTTTCAGCTGCCAAATGGATAACGGGAGGCCCAGGTACTTCAATGGGAAAGAAGTTCGTGAGGCGGGCAGGCTGTGGAGTATGTCGTCAAGGTTTAGGTTGCCACAGCGAATTGCGACGACAGAGCTCTTCTGAAAGTTGGTGGACAGACCGGTGACCCCTCCAAATGCACTAAGGATGGCCGCAAGGTTGGCCACATCTTCCCGTGAAGGGGAGATGAAGATCGCCGCATCGTCGGCATACAGGGAGGTACGGACAGTAGATCCACGGCCTCGAATTTTCTGGAGCAGGTTGTGACTTGTGGCAATGTCGAGGAGCTGCTGTAAGGGGTCGATCGCGAGGACAAAGAGAAGGGGTGAAAGGGGGTCCCCTTGTCTGAGCCCTCGTCCATGGTAGATGGCGGGCCCGGCAATACCGTTGAGGAGGACGCGCGAAGAGGACGTGCATAAGAGGGCCGCCACCCAATCCCAAAAGCGGACTGGAAATCCCAACCGGCGGAGTAGGTCAAGGATGTACTCCCATCACACCGAGTCAAAGGCCTTCCGGATATCCAACTTGAAGAGCAAGGATGGAGTTCTGTTTCTGTGGAGACGTCGCGCGAGGTTTCTCacatacatgaagttgtcgtggatgctCCGTTTCTTGATGAAAGCACTCTGCGCAGTGGAGACAAGGTTGTTCATGAAAGGGCCAAGGCGGGACGCCAACACCTTGGCGATGATTTTAGCaatgtgaaggagaacaaaagagCAGTTGGACGAAAGAAAGGAAAAATACTCAGAGTGGGCTCCAGCTTACGGCTGAGATGGGGACTTAAACATTGCATGTATTATTACCAGTGGGCCTAATCAAGCCTTGGAGACGCCTAATCAAGTACACGCCGAGACGAGTTGACCCGAGAGGCACAAATCACTTGCTGCTTCTCTCCTTCGTCTTCGGCTCTCTAAGGCGACTACTACCGGTCTGCAGCGGCGACATCGCCAAAGGTACTCTTCCTCCTCGATCTTCTGTTAAACTATTTTGTTTCAGCTAGCTCTCTTCGTTTTTTTCGGTCTTTGTGATTTTGATGTGGATCTGTGATGTGCAGAGTTCGGTCTGTTCAACACTCGCTCAGCAGAGAGCTTTGCGAACTGGAGGTGAAGAGTTGCTGTCCCGTGCTCGGGATCCTCTTCTTCAACTTGCGCTCTTGATCGACCAAAGCCAGGTGATGCTTTTTCTCATCATTACAGCCAGGGGCGGAGCCAGCATAGGAGCGTTGGGTTCAGTTGAACCCAACGATTTTTCCTGGCCAAGTATCGCAATACACGTACGTATGTGGATGAACCCAACAAAAAGTATGTGTTGAACCCATCAACATGGTACTCAACGCTTAGTGAGAAGCCCAAAAGCCCACAAACGAATCACCTCCATGCTAGCCTGCTAGGCCTGTTCGTGTCTTCCTTCCCCTATTCCTCTCATCCTCTCATTTTGTTTCCTTATGGCAGCCGCAGCCCGCATCTTTCCGTTTGCTTCCTTGATTCTGCGATCTGCCCTCTCCTGTTCGCATCCAGCGACGAGCCGACATGGGTAGGTCGGCAGTAGCGAGACTGTCAGCTACTGTAGACCAAATTCGTGGTATTGAGTCGCATCATCGTATCTCCTTTCTATTGTGGACGTCCTAATTTTCTAATTATTTATTTCATGTATTTTGATTGAACTAGGCTATCGATCGGTATTTCTGGAAGAGAAATTGATCACAGACAGATAATGATGCTAACGCATCAAGATCACCCCTTCACAGAGAAATTATTTTAGATGAGTTTCCTATGATCCAACCGGTATGGCATGCACACTTCAGTTAATAATGTAGCACAACATTGGATAAGTGCTATCATATCGAATATTGCTTAATGAAGCCTAGTATATTCaaaaaatagtaaataaataaaatagaaaactgaaatttCTGGACGTCCTCAAAGATGGTGAATTGTTCTATGTGGATGCAAAATTTCCATCCAAGATGACTTTCGTTGTGCTTTATACACAAAATTTAATCAATGCTCCAAAGTATATTTTCGAAGCTCTTTCAGATgccctattttatttattttgtcaaGAGCTCCTGCAGTATAAATTGCCATGAAATATTACAAGTACTTAGTATTATTGGGCATGTTCGATGGATATAATATAGGTTTTTTCCGAATTTACTGTTCACACTAGGTGTAGATGAACTCGAGCTCGAAAAGGTTGACCTCGTGTCATATTTCTATTTGTTAGGTTGTTTTTTTAGTGTTATACTATTGTTGTAATATGGTCTAGAATTAGAGTTTACACTTAATTAATTCCTACCAAGTTCTTATAACGAGTCAGTGAGTGAACCCAATGGCAAAAatttctggctccgcccctgattACAGCCGTGTTTGTATTCGTGTGTGTAGATCGAGAGCAAGGATAGGGACAGCTTTTGCTCGATCTGTTCTTCCCTCGTCAATCTCTTGTAGCTCAAGTGGGGGAGCTACGAAGACTTTTGCTTGGTGCAACGCTCAGAGTACATCTAAACTGCTATGTGgtcagattttttttttttgaacttatgtGGTCAGATTTTTTTTGTTTACTTTTCCTAATTTTAGGAGAGATCTTTTACGGTACCCCGAAATAAATATAGACCTAAATTTCTCTTGATCCACTGGACAGTATTACTTGGTACTCCATCACTCATCCAACGGAGTACTAAGTTAAAAACTACAGGAGTACCTTGATCTAAGGGGCAAAACCGTAATAATATAACAATCTAATATTATTTCATTTTCGTTCCTCGTAACCTCCATGTATTCTGGCGTCTTTTTTTCCAATTGAAGCAAAACCTAGTATATTTGATCTGCACGTAGCGTCCGGAGATGCCGGGATGAGCCCATGCCGGCGGGGTATGCACGTCCTTCGTGGGTGAGTAGCGGGAACTAGGAAAGCATCCGCGTCGGGGATGAGCCGGAGCAAGACTTATGTCATGCAGCCGCCGGACCTATTTCCTCGACCGTGGCGCAATACTAGGGTTGGCCGGTGGCGGCTCGACTGGATATGCCATACGGGCGACGCATCGGAGCCGACGATCGGTGTGGAGAAGGTACCGTGGCCTGCGGTAGAGAAGGATCAGGCTCGAGGTGACGCCGCCACTCCATTGTGATGCACCGAGCGATCGGGATTTCTGGCCGAACGAACGCGAGTTTTTTCTGGCACTCGATTTgcagtttcttttttcttttgggagCTATTTGGCATCTATGCACGATCACAGGGAGAAAATTGGAAGTACCCGTGGGAAAATGACTAAGTTACCCTTTACAACGGACGGCTGGATTTGTTCGGTACTAGAGTACATGTTTTGGGAGTACCAGGGTAAGCAACACCAAACAAGGCACTTGTCCAAGTTGTAAACAAGCTAAGATTGATAAGTAGTAGTGCACTTTGGTCACCAAGAACATCCCCATATTTGACCGAAAATGATTTACCCTAATACTAACTTCAAGTTCATCGAAATCTTGAAAATCGCATGGGACCGTGGGATGCGGTGCTGCTAATGGACTGGGATACCGATCACCGGCCAGTACATTGGTATATTTTTGGTTGTTGCAAAAATTATGGGCAGGCCACAGCCTGGTTCAACCTCTATATATGCAGTAGCTGCACTTGTGGTTGCTACTCCATTGATTTGAAAGGTAATGCATTTGGGAGCTGTTACGTTCACGAACCAAAAATATACAGCTTTTGCTCATCCGGTGGTTCCTATTAGAGCCGTGCGTGTAGATCCAGAGCTCTTGCTCGATCTGTTTCTCCCCTCTTTAAtctcttgttgctatttttttactgTATAATTGTATTACAGTAAAAGTGTTTAAATATGTACATTAGGAAAAAGATAAAGGAATAAGATAAAATAAAGCAAAGAGAAAAAATGGTCAGTGGCCAGAGCTTAGTATATCTATCCATGTTCTGAGGGATGCTGCATTTTTTCTTTTCACTCTGTTCAGCTTTTCCAAACAAACAGATCATGCTTTACCAAACCAATTAGTATCTGAAAACAATTAGTAGGTCCAGTTTTTCCAAATAAAATCAGATCATGCTTTTCCAAACAAATTAGTACAGGGAGCTGTTGCTTTCAAGAACCAAAAATGTCCAGCTTTTCCTCATCCGGTAGTTCTCTGAAAACAATTAGTATGATTTTTTTGCTGATTCTGAAATGAATTTATTATGTGCAGAATTGGATCTATTCTCCAGTAGTTCATCTTGGGTTGCTATTGCGAAGGACTCTGCAAATTGGATTTGAAGGAGCTGCTATTCAAGGTACCCATCTTCTGTTTCTGCTTTGGAAAGAAGCAATGCATATCCGCTATGTTTACAGTCACTTTCACCAACCAATCAGGTTCAGGTTTTGCTCATTCTGTGTTTCGAAAACCATCATGTTTGCATTATAGAATTTCGACCCAAGATATGGAGGCCGCTGCTGGGGCATTGAGCCCTGTCCTTCGTAAGCTCGGTGAGCTGCTCGCTGGAGAATACAACCTGGCGAAGCGAGTAAAGAAAGGAGTACAATCACTTCGTATAGAATTGGAGATGATGCACGCTGTActtcgtgaggttggcaaggtgccgCTGGATCAGCTCCAGGAGCCGGTCCGGATTTGGGCTGGCAAGGTGAGAGACCTGTCTTGCGACATGGAAGACGTTGTTGACGACTTCATGGCGCGTGTGGGTGAGAGTTCAGGCAGAAAGCCAACGGACATGAGGAGTCGAGTCAATAAGTTCCTCAAGAAGACCACCACATTATTTTGTAAAGGCAAAGCACTTCATCAAATCTGTGATGCCATCAAAGAAGCTCAGGATCTTGCCAAGGAGTTGGCAGAGCTGCGTAAAAAGTATGAGCTTGACATGTTTAGCTCTACCAACGGTGCTACCATTGACCCTCGTGTATTAGCTCTACAAAAAGACGTAGGGGAGCTTGTTGGACTTGACCGCACAAGGGATGAACTTATTAAAACACTGATTTGTGCGGACAGGAGTTCCAAGGAGCACTTGAAGACCATCTCTATTGTTGGTGTTGGTGGCCTAGGCAAGACAACCCTCACCAAAGCAGTTTTCGAGATGATCAAAGCCCAATTTCATTGTGCAGCTTTTGTCCCGGTGGGTCAGAACCCAGATATCAGGAAATTTTTCAAAGACCTACTCTATGGCTTCGACAAAGAGAAGTTCAAAGACATTCATAATACAACAAGAAATGAGAAACTACTCATGGAGGAAATCAGTGAATTCCTTCTGGATAAGAGGTATGCATCACATTGTCCTTGTCTTTATTTTTATATTTCGAAAATGTGTGAAGTAGCCAGATACTGAATTTCATATCAATATCATTTTTTGTTACATGTTTTTATATTTGTAGTGGTCCTTTTCTCCATAAGCAAATTATGTTTCTTCCTTTCTTGTGCATGCACCTTATCTTTTTTTTACGAGTTATCTTTGTTGCATTTCTTTCTACATACATATCGTTAGTGGTTGAATAATTCATGTGGTTTGCTTAGTACGTTACCATTATGTTGTCACAGGATTCAGTTGTATATAGATTGACTTGCCCACTAATGATACAGTATAACTGGCATAGGTACCTCGTTGTAATTGGTGATATATGGGAAGAAGAAATATGGAGATTTATAAATTGTGCTTTGTGTAAAAACAAACTCCACAGTCGGGTAATCACAACAACCCGTAATGTGAGTGTGTCTGAAGCATGTCTCTCTTCTAGTTATGACATGATTCAGCAAATGAAACCTCTTTCTGATGAAGACTCATAGATACTCTTCCATAGAAGAATATTTCAAAGCAAGGAGAAATGTCCATAAGATTTGCAAGTAGTATCGAGAGAGATATTGAAGAAATGTGGTGATGTACCATTAGCCATCATTACAATAGCTAGCCTCCTGGTTAGTAACCAAAAGATAAAGCAAAAAGATGAATGGGTGCATGTGTGCAATTCGATGGGCCGTGGAGTTACACAAGGTGGTATTTTGAAGGACATGAAGAGGATATTATCACTCAGCTATTATGATTTGCCATCTCATCTGAAGCCTTGTTTATTATATCTAAGCATCTTTCCTGAAGACTTTGAGATTGAGAGAGACTGGTTGATATGGAGGTGGCTTGCTGAAGGGTTTATCCAATGTGACAAAGATGAAACCAGGCTGTTTGAGATCGGAAAGAGCTACTTCAATGAGCTTATGAACATGAGCTTGATCCAGCCAGCAAAAATCAATTTGGAAGGAACGGCAGTAACTTGCCGTATACATGATATGGTGCTTGACCTTATATGCTCACTGTCAAGTGAGGAGAATTTTACCTCCATATTGGATAATGCTGAGTGGCATGCACCTAATCCGCAAAGGAAATTTCGCAGGTTATCACTTCATAATATCAAGGCGAAGGTTCAGAACCATCAATTGATAGCACTAGCTGTCAAAAGTGAGGACCTTTGCTATTTTTTCTTCGGTTACTTTCGATTGGTTGCCATCTctctcatgcttcaaatttttaCGTGTGCTGGATATTGGAAATTGTGTCAGCCATGAAAGTAGCTCTGGTATCAGCCTCAAGTATGTTGGGAATTTAATTCACCTAAGGTACCTAGGGCTCAAGGATGCAGATGTTTGCGACCTCCCAATGGACATAGGCAAGTTGCAGCTTTTACACACACTGGATATAATAGACACTAGTATAAAAGAATTACCTTCAAGTGTTGTACAGCTCAGAAATTTGATATGCCTATGTGTCAATTCTAGGGTGAGGCTGCCAAAAGGAATGGGGAGCTTGATGTCCCTTGAAGTGCTGGAACAAGTAGGCTTATCCTTGTCTCCTCACTTTATGAAAGACCTGGGCCATCTGACAGAGGTTAGGACGCTCAGTGTTGACTGTCGTAACATGGACGAGGATCTGATTGATATATTAATCAAGTCTCTAGGCAACCTGCAGAAATTTTAAAATCTGCGTATTTATGATGGTGGCAGATTGTTAGATCGCATGTGTGAAAGTTGGGTGCCACCTCCAAACCTCCGTAGTTTTGATTCATGGGACCCCTTTTCTCCTTCGCAGTTCTCGCGACTTCCAAATTGGGTTAATTCAATGTCGCTTCCCCACATCTCCACCCTGAAGATAGATGTGGAAGAACTGCAAGGGGATGACATTCAGATCATTGGGATGATGCCCGCTCTTTGCTTTCTACAGCTGTGTACACGTCGCGTGATGGGAACGTTGGTTGTGAGGGCCGAAGCATTCCCATCTGGAAGATGTTGCTGGTTCTACGGGTTTCCGATGCCGCCGAGCCTTTTTCTACCTGGAGCTATGCCAATGGTTCAGCGCCTTGCCTTCGGGGTATCTGTGTGGTCTATCGCGAGTGTTGAGGTCAACTGCGGCATGAGCCACCTCCCTTCTCTCGAGCATGTTGAGGTTTTTCTGCAGCATGAGAATTCCAGTGATGAAGAGATGGAGACAGCCAAGGCTTGGCTGAGGCGTGCAGGAGAAGCCCATCCAAAACGTCCCACCATTCAAATCATTGACTGGTGAGTGCTGACATCCCTCTGCCGCCGGTAAGGTATGGTCTACTCACCTGAGAAACCAAGAATTCCCTTTTCCTGAAAATGCTCATCACCATATTATTTGATTTATTCCTCTTATTAGTTTCCCAATTTCAGGCCTTCAAACAAATCCTGGGTCAGGTACTCTACTAGTAGTTCCATCAGTCGTTGCGGATATTGCAACAACATTTCGATAGGCGAAAAACAATTCTATCTCGTTTGATTCCTGTGCCACTGCAGCTTCCACTAACGAAGGCTCATTCTCTCTGTGTATGTTCGGGTTCCGTCTTGAGGCTGCTGGTGTTGTTCATGATGATCTGTTTATTTTTCCTGCATATGCTTTCGGAAATGCAGTATCTCATTTCCTTTATTCAGTCAAGACTCGTACAATAAAAGGTTGCATTCAGTGGCACTATTTGTAACACTACTACCTCTACTTCCTTTATTCAGTCAAGACTCGTACAATGAAAGGTTCCGTCTTGGCACTTATTCAGTCAAGAGCTGTACaata
This genomic window contains:
- the LOC123160213 gene encoding disease resistance protein RGA5-like; the encoded protein is MEAAAGALSPVLRKLGELLAGEYNLAKRVKKGVQSLRIELEMMHAVLREVGKVPLDQLQEPVRIWAGKVRDLSCDMEDVVDDFMARVGESSGRKPTDMRSRVNKFLKKTTTLFCKGKALHQICDAIKEAQDLAKELAELRKKYELDMFSSTNGATIDPRVLALQKDVGELVGLDRTRDELIKTLICADRSSKEHLKTISIVGVGGLGKTTLTKAVFEMIKAQFHCAAFVPVGQNPDIRKFFKDLLYGFDKEKFKDIHNTTRNEKLLMEEISEFLLDKRYLVVIGDIWEEEIWRFINCALCKNKLHSRVITTTRNVSVSEACLSSSYDMIQQMKPLSDEDS